A segment of the Bacilli bacterium genome:
CCGCATCCAAAAAATCGAAATTCCAACGGAAGCGCAACTGCACGAATATATTATGCAGGCAGTTCGCGACCGGATTGACCAACTGACCGCCGAAGGGCTGATCTATCAATTGGAAGAAGCGGAGATTATTAGCAGGAGAGAAGCGAACATGCTGCGGGCGGCCATTTCGCGCGAGACGCTTCCGTTCAAGCTGCCATTGCGCGATGAAATCAGGGCTCGCCTGTTGAAAAGCATGATTGTCGCATTGTTGAGCAAGTAAGCGCACGAACATTTTACGTTGGGAGGGATGAAGATGCTATGCCAAGAATGCGGTAAAAGGCCGGCGTCACTGCACTTCACGAAAATCATCAACGGCGAAAAGACAGAGTACCATATTTGTGAAGCGTGCGCCAGGGAAAGAGGCGAAGCGATTCCCGGCACCAGCAACGGATTTTCCATCCATAATTTAATTTCCGGATTGCTTGATTTCACCCCGGCGGCAACGGTCGGCAGCAAACCGGCGGAGTTGCGCTGCGGTCAATGTGGGCTGACCTATTCGCAGTTCGGGAAATTGGGCCGTTTTGGCTGCAGCGCTTGCTATCAATATTTTTCCGATCGCTTGAACCCGCTTTTGAAGCGAGTGCACGGCAATGTTGTCCATGTGGGCAAAGTGCCCCGCAAAATCAATTCGGAAATTCAGGGAAAACGGGAAATTGAGCGTCTGAAGAAAGAACTGCAAAAAAGCGTCGAGAAAGAAGAATTTGAAACCGCGGCGCGCATTCGCGACAAAATTCGCGAACTGGAGAAGAAAAACGCCTCGATGTAGCGGCCAAGGATGATAATAGCTGAAGGAGGTGGTTGTAAATGACGCTTCAGCATTTTACGGACAATGCTTTCAGCGAGTGGATGAAGGGCGGGGGGCCGGATGCGGATATCGTCATCAGCAGCAGAATCCGGATTGCCCGGAACATAAAGGAATTCCCGTTTCCGATCATGGCTTCGGCCCAGCAATCCCGGGCGGTGCTGGAGAAAGTGTTAAAAAGCTTGAACAACGATGCGCTGCATCAAATCAGCAAGTTTGCGTTCGTAAACCTCGCCGATTTGCCCGATTTGCAAAAACGCGTGCTGGTGGAGAAACATTTGATCAGCCCCAGCCTCGCCGAAGAATCGCGGAATGGAGCCGTCATTATAAGCGAAAATGAATCAATCAGCATCATGATCAACGAGGAAGATCATTTGCGAATCCAGGTTTTGTATCCCGGTTTGCAAATAAATGAAGCCTGGCGGTTAGCGAGCCGCATTGACGATCTGTTCGAGGCCAGTCTGGATTATGCGTTCGACGAACAACGGGGTTATTTGACCAGCTGCCCGACCAATGTCGGCACGGGCATCCGCGCTTCGGTGATGATGCACTTGCCCGCTTTGGTCATTACGCAACAGATCGGGCGCATGTTGTCGGCGATCACGCAGGTGGGGCTGGCGGTGCGCGGATTGTACGGCGAAGGCAGCGAGGCAACCGGGAATCTGTTTCAAATCTCCAACCAAATCACGCTGGGCCA
Coding sequences within it:
- a CDS encoding CtsR family transcriptional regulator translates to RIQKIEIPTEAQLHEYIMQAVRDRIDQLTAEGLIYQLEEAEIISRREANMLRAAISRETLPFKLPLRDEIRARLLKSMIVALLSK
- a CDS encoding UvrB/UvrC motif-containing protein, with amino-acid sequence MLCQECGKRPASLHFTKIINGEKTEYHICEACARERGEAIPGTSNGFSIHNLISGLLDFTPAATVGSKPAELRCGQCGLTYSQFGKLGRFGCSACYQYFSDRLNPLLKRVHGNVVHVGKVPRKINSEIQGKREIERLKKELQKSVEKEEFETAARIRDKIRELEKKNASM
- a CDS encoding protein arginine kinase, which codes for MTLQHFTDNAFSEWMKGGGPDADIVISSRIRIARNIKEFPFPIMASAQQSRAVLEKVLKSLNNDALHQISKFAFVNLADLPDLQKRVLVEKHLISPSLAEESRNGAVIISENESISIMINEEDHLRIQVLYPGLQINEAWRLASRIDDLFEASLDYAFDEQRGYLTSCPTNVGTGIRASVMMHLPALVITQQIGRMLSAITQVGLAVRGLYGEGSEATGNLFQISNQITLGQSEEEIIDNLHSVTRQIIEHERAARKSLLEHSKAKIYDRVNRSLGILAYAGIIDSKEAAQRLSDVRLGIDIGLISGVSANAMNELMVMTQPGFLQQYAGRMLSADERDIRRAELIRHRLRTKDK